The following proteins are encoded in a genomic region of Enoplosus armatus isolate fEnoArm2 chromosome 11, fEnoArm2.hap1, whole genome shotgun sequence:
- the cracdla gene encoding serine-rich adhesin for platelets: MESFSGDTEENTEDIPGRKKSKLKSLKTRLFGRSKRAGGEGNAKLSQSESDITAGKALGSDEDLSCSQGMMGSRALSHDSIFLADEVLTDAEPARVLSQENVHSKIKALQMKLQQQKMHLGPPPLVLPIRRPEDLGSRSEDDGLPHSPSEILGADVTNQGALSKTISQPPSCPLSPIPKPVPTKTVPQTPSLPLPLSVTSKSSVVEPPLDFSSPAQFTPCLDTSAARHRMSVKPRNQRASTKKRPAADDSRSHLHTLNNINHPESVREDERRLSTQEEVTLETEQGGSVTPITAQCLLAKSPEVAPITSEAASKSSSLTFSQQDQALPERVPSVPSQVLRVKPHRPADVMSSERPRSSFIQSELKDKREGDFEIQVMPHDKKNTLNKAGMAEVSLAFRSSSVHQQIEGETESTRGIKRPPPGSGSFHFSITTAKNRDEERPRSGSFVGVLEQTEARHQTEDKPFSKEELRDLPPRGGPFAVGRLRQEGALHKIPVLPWDRRDSLKKVESVTPSTSVTTDTGTAEVVSSQEVVEEAVEAQEVEEEGDGKTAFGIKLRSTSQSTRFRSDASSNHNPKPPVREEQGDKQKGQEISNNASYMSKKLSTSIPCTPPTSVDLRLTDPTTCGLSLPLKHNLPSTGNPYIMPTEVQTTSSNPKEVETALVAPQDPQPAPQTASSEMSWMSLAMEKTRSFQQLFTSKFPRDFTGGQTAARPQAQVQTTNQTETPTGTIIQTQTVKIQQSATPLEAANQPSTDAVIAETVQSRSQAQAAKPSLMAVQQKTSTASPAQSIIYREQQTSKQTNEPQSHPYSTQSAAIQADARTTQSPLYSSTQTETSSQFAQGSVTQSLAQSYLASGQQQPPWSNRGLPSTTQLKSTTSALTSVSTTSSATAPAPVSASGRGEREATMQEKEGASLSGRRTVWAGSISEKAAFLEKRAEWTTPPGTKGVELKKAQREAQTSGESPDSAKTTPLSKDTKQEGRQGVKPAESSPYKVPDRPRDDKWLRKNVPSSSSPSSSPTMPSVLQSTSDNGQPSWMELAKRKSMAWSDKSME; the protein is encoded by the exons ATGGAGTCTTTCTCTGGAGAtacagaagaaaacactgagGACATTCCAG GACGTAAAAAGTCCAAGCTCAAGTCTCTGAAAACTCGACTCTTCGGGAGGAGTAAGAGAGCAGGTGGAGAGGGAAACGCCAagctcagtcagtcagaaaGTGACATTACAGCAGGAAAGGCCCTCGGATCAGATGAAGACTTGTC ATGCTCCCAAGGGATGATGGGATCACGGGCATTGTCCCATGACAGCATTTTTCTGGCTGATGAGGTCCTGACAGATGCTGAACCAGCCAGGGTCTTATCCCAGGAAAATGTTCACAGCAAGATCAAAGCTCTGCAG ATGAAGCTTCAGCAGCAGAAGATGCATTTGGGGCCGCCACCTCTGGTTCTGCCAATCAGACGACCAGAGGATCTGGGAAGCCGCTCCGAGGATGACGGTCTTCCCCATAGCCCCTCTGAGATCTTAGGAGCTGACGTCACAAACCAGGGAGCCCTCAGCAAG aCCATATCCCAGCCACCCTCTTGTCCACTCTCACCCATTCCCAAACCTGTACCTACCAAAACTGTGCCCCAGACTCCATCCCTCCCTTTGCCTCTTTCTGTCACCTCCAAGTCTTCTGTTGTTGAGCCCCCGTTGGACTTCAGTTCTCCAGCCCAGTTCACCCCCTGCCTGGATACCTCTGCTGCACGCCACCGAATGTCCGTCAAGCCCAGAAACCAGAGGGCCAGCACCAAGAAGAGACCCGCTGCA GATGACTCTAGGTCTCACTTACACACCCTGAACAACATCAACCACCCTGAATCTGTGAGAGAAGATGAGCGACGTCTTAGTACACAAGAGGAGGTGACATTGGAAACAGAACAAGGAGGCTCTGTCACTCCTATTACAGCTCAATGTCTTCTGGCAAAATCCCCAGAGGTGGCACCAATCACATCAGAGGCAGCATCCAAATCATCCAGCCTAACTTTTTCCCAACAGGACCAAGCTCTTCCTGAGAGAGTGCCCTCTGTCCCCTCTCAGGTACTTAGAGTTAAGCCTCACAGACCAGCAGATGTAATGTCCAGCGAACGGCCACGTTCATCCTTTATACAGTCAGAACTGAAGGACAAACGAGAGGGGGACTTTGAGATACAAGTAATGCCCCATGACAAGAAAAATACCCTAAACAAGGCTGGAATGGCTGAAGTGTCGTTGGCGTTCAGGTCTTCCTCTGTTCACCAGCAGATTGAAGGTGAGACAGAAAGCACACGAGGAATAAAGAGACCCCCTCCAGGATCTGGATCCTTCCATTTCTCCATTACCACTGCCAAAAACCGAGATGAAGAAAGACCCCGATCAGGCAGTTTTGTGGGAGTGCTGGAACAAACTGAAGCCAGGCACCAAACAGAGGATAAACCCTTTTCAAAGGAAGAACTTAGAGACTTACCGCCAAGAGGGGGTCCCTTTGCTGTGGGAAGACTTAGACAGGAGGGAGCTCTACATAAAATTCCAGTTCTTCCATGGGACAGGAGGGACAGCCTAAAAAAGGTGGAATCAGTGACACCATCTACAAGTGTAACCACAGATACAGGCACTGCAGAGGTGGTGAGCAGCCAGGAGGTGGTGGAAGAGGCAGTGGAAGCACAGGAGGtcgaggaggagggagacggaAAGACAGCGTTTGGTATTAAACTGCGTTCCACATCTCAGTCCACAAGATTTCGTTCTGATGCCTCTTCTAACCATAACCCAAAGCCACCAGTGCGTGAGGAGCAAGGtgacaaacaaaaaggacaGGAAATAAGCAATAATGCCAGTTACATGTCAAAAAAACTGTCAACAAGCATCCCTTGTACGCCACCCACCTCTGTAGACCTCCGACTGACTG ATCCAACCACATGCGGCCTCTCTCTTCCACTGAAGCATAACCTGCCATCTACCGGCAATCCTTACATAATGCCAACAGAAGTCCAAACAACCTCCTCAAACCCCAAAGAAGTTGAAACTGCCCTAGTAGCGCCTCAAGATCCCCAGCCTGCCCCCCAAACAGCCTCATCTGAGATGTCCTGGATGAGCTTGGCGATGGAAAAGACCAGAAGCTTCCAACAGCTTTTTACCAGTAAATTTCCCAGAGATTTTACAGGCGGGCAGACAGCAGCTCGACCACAAGCACAAGTGCAGACTACGAATCAAACAGAGACACCGACTGGGACAAtaatacagacacagactgtaaaaatacaacaaagtgcAACACCACTAGAAGCTGCAAACCAACCATCAACTGATGCAGTCATAGCAGAAACAGTACAAAGTAGAAGCCAAGCACAGGCTGCCAAACCATCACTAATGGCAGTGCAACAGAAGACATCAACGGCATCTCCTGCTCAGTCAATCATCTATAGAGaacaacaaacatcaaaacaaaccaaTGAACCCCAGTCACACCCATATTCAACTCAGTCTGCGGCTATACAGGCCGACGCACGGACAACCCAGTCTCCCTTGTACTCTTCTACACAAACAGAGACCTCATCTCAGTTTGCACAAGGGAGCGTCACACAGTCTCTTGCACAATCTTACCTTGCCTCGGGCCAGCAGCAACCCCCCTGGAGCAATCGAGGTCTTCCCTCCACCACCCAGCTCAAATCCACAACTTCAGCTCTAACTTCTGTCTCTACCACCTCATCAGCTACAGCTCCTGCTCCAGTTTCTGCCTCgggaagaggggaaagagaagcCACCATGCAGGAAAAAGAGGGTGCATCACTGTCAGGAAGACGAACAGTTTGGGCTGGGTCAATAAGCGAGAAGGCTGCTTTTTTGGAGAAACGGGCAGAGTGGACCACTCCACCTGGAACCAAGGGG GTGGAATTGAAGAAAGCTCAAAGAGAAGCACAGACATCAGGTGAATCCCCTGACTCAGCCAAAACCACGCCTTTaagcaaagacacaaaacaagaggGAAGACAAGGGGTAAAACCTGCAG aGTCAAGTCCCTACAAAGTTCCAGACAGGCCTCGTGACGACAAATGGCTGCGGAAAAATGTGCCGTCATCTTCATCACCCTCATCGTCACCTACAATGCCATCAGTGCTGCAATCCACATCTGACAACGGGCAGCCGTCATGGATGGAActggcaaaaagaaaatcaatggcCTGGAGTGATAAGTCCATggagtga
- the creg2 gene encoding protein CREG2 has translation MRGARYFPLALLANVLCLCQSYTLRSSVSWVVSSNDVVEDADLSEEVAPALLVDGAGLWKQAYPSSNVLGDGVESPGDLVKPESDNVAQLSSRLFSYRLEKVSSSGPPPHQETARTARYIAHYSDWGHLATISTQDKIKGLPFGNIFSVSDGPLDNSTGIIYFYVTPMDNTVSDLKSNPYASLTFSEAEGEFCRQMVYDPEDPRCARLTLTGKMVEVAPEELVFAKEALFSRHPVMAKWPVGHKWFFMKLELIQVWLQDWIGGISLIPLEDYFKATPF, from the exons ATGAGGGGGGCCCGTTACTTTCCCCTGGCGCTGCTTGCCAATGTCCTCTGCCTGTGTCAAAGTTACACCCTGAGGAGCTCGGTGTCCTGGGTCGTCTCCTCCAACGATGTGGTGGAGGACGCGGACCTGTCGGAGGAGGTCGCCCCGGCGTTGCTGGTGGACGGTGCGGGGCTGTGGAAGCAGGCTTACCCGTCCTCCAACGTCCTCGGAGACGGCGTGGAGAGCCCCGGAGACCTAGTCAAGCCGGAGAGCGACAATGTGGCGCAGCTGTCCTCTCGCCTGTTTTCATATCGGCTGGAGAAGGTGAGCAGCAGCGGCCCCCCCCCGCACCAGGAGACCGCCAGGACTGCCAGATACATAGCTCACTACAGTGACTGGGGACATCTGGCCACCATTTCAACTCAAgacaag ATCAAGGGTCTCCCCTTTGGGAACATCTTCTCGGTCAGTGATGGACCGCTGGACAACAGCACTGGAATCATCTATTTTTATGTGACTCCGATGGACAACACCGTCTCAGACCTGAAAAGCAACCCCTATGCCTCTCTCACATTCTCAGAGGCTGAGGGAGAATTCTGCAG GCAAATGGTGTACGATCCAGAGGATCCAAGATGTGCTCGACTCACACTAACAGGCAAGATGGTGGAGGTGGCCCCAGAGGAGCTTGTGTTTGCAAAGGAGGCATTGTTCTCAAG ACATCCTGTGATGGCAAAGTGGCCAGTGGGACACAAGTGGTTCTTTATGAAGCTGGAGTTGATCCAGGTCTGGCTGCAGGACTGGATCGGTGGCATATCACTCATTCCACTGGAGGACTACTTTAAAGCTACGCCTTTCTGA